From one Flavobacterium kingsejongi genomic stretch:
- a CDS encoding DEAD/DEAH box helicase, translated as MFQNDSEIEVIEDKKQLYSYQQNDINSIFDKIDNCSANYHLLYQLPTGGGKTVIFSEIVRRYLEEHKKKVVVLTHRIELCKQTSKMLKGFGVKNKIINSKIKEMPDQEEYSCFVAMVETLKNRLNDELLEIDNVGLVIIDEAHYNSFRKLLSSFGNAFILGVTATPLSSNIKLPMHENYDELIVGDPIKSLIDKGFLAKATTYSYDVGLTSLKVGINGDYTVKSSDELYSNMAMQEKLLHSYEARSKNKKTLIFNNGINTSLYVYETFRAAGYPIRHLDNTNSNEDRKDILRWFKNTPDAILTSVGILTTGFDEPTVETIILNRATKSLTLYYQMIGRGSRKLPNKDHFTVIDLGNNAARFGLWSEPVDWQHIFKSPEFYLENLRDDAEIESHFKYTMPDELRKKFSNTEIVTFDVEEEHKKAIATNQRSKIVFENSIDQHAAMCVDNTEDLNKARALSRELFDDIECRVKRFSNCLSKSSKNYREYLFDDYKTKLTLLIGKKYREKIMNED; from the coding sequence CTATCACTTGTTGTATCAACTGCCAACCGGGGGTGGAAAGACAGTTATCTTTTCTGAAATTGTAAGACGCTACCTGGAAGAGCACAAGAAAAAAGTAGTGGTTTTGACACACCGTATCGAGTTGTGTAAACAAACCTCAAAAATGTTGAAAGGTTTTGGTGTTAAAAACAAAATCATCAACAGTAAAATTAAAGAGATGCCGGACCAGGAAGAATATTCCTGCTTTGTAGCGATGGTAGAAACCCTGAAAAACCGTCTGAATGATGAGTTGCTCGAGATTGATAATGTCGGACTTGTTATTATTGATGAGGCGCACTACAACTCGTTCCGCAAATTGCTGAGCTCCTTTGGGAATGCTTTTATATTAGGGGTAACGGCCACTCCGTTAAGCTCCAATATTAAGTTGCCGATGCACGAGAACTACGATGAGCTTATTGTTGGAGATCCGATTAAATCACTGATTGACAAAGGATTTTTAGCAAAAGCGACAACGTATAGTTATGATGTAGGATTGACTTCACTGAAAGTGGGGATCAATGGAGACTATACCGTAAAGTCTTCTGACGAATTGTATTCCAATATGGCGATGCAGGAGAAATTGCTGCATTCCTATGAAGCACGATCCAAAAACAAAAAGACCCTTATTTTTAATAATGGTATCAATACCTCATTATATGTATATGAGACATTCCGCGCTGCGGGATATCCGATACGCCATTTGGACAACACCAATTCCAATGAAGACCGTAAGGATATATTGCGATGGTTCAAAAATACTCCGGATGCTATCCTGACTTCTGTAGGGATTTTAACCACAGGATTCGATGAGCCTACAGTGGAGACCATTATCCTGAACCGTGCGACAAAATCCCTGACATTATACTATCAGATGATTGGGCGTGGTTCCAGGAAGTTACCTAATAAAGATCACTTTACCGTAATCGACCTGGGGAACAATGCTGCACGTTTCGGCTTGTGGAGTGAACCTGTAGACTGGCAGCATATTTTTAAATCTCCGGAATTCTACCTGGAAAACCTGAGAGACGATGCTGAAATCGAGAGCCACTTCAAATATACGATGCCGGATGAGCTGCGTAAGAAATTCAGCAATACCGAGATCGTTACTTTTGATGTAGAAGAAGAACACAAAAAAGCGATAGCAACAAATCAGCGGTCAAAAATCGTATTTGAAAATTCAATTGACCAGCATGCTGCGATGTGTGTGGATAATACCGAAGACCTCAATAAAGCACGTGCTTTATCCAGAGAGCTTTTTGATGATATTGAATGCCGCGTTAAGCGCTTCAGTAATTGCCTGAGCAAAAGCAGCAAGAACTACAGGGAATATCTGTTTGACGATTATAAAACAAAACTCACTTTGTTGATCGGAAAGAAATATCGTGAAAAGATAATGAACGAAGATTAA
- the nudK gene encoding GDP-mannose pyrophosphatase NudK, protein MNDRIKIKETQLLSDSWYVLNKVTFDYLRKDNTWETQIREVYDRGNGATILLYNTERKTVILTRQFRIPTYLNGNTDGMLIEACAGLLEKENPEDCIRRETEEETGYVLKDVRKVFESYMSPGSVTEILYFFVAEYSKDMKISDGGGLKKEQEEIEVLEVSLDEALAMIDTGAIKDGKTIMLLQYARLKNIL, encoded by the coding sequence ATGAATGATCGCATAAAAATTAAAGAAACCCAACTGCTATCGGACAGCTGGTATGTACTCAACAAAGTGACCTTTGATTACCTCCGTAAAGACAACACTTGGGAAACACAAATCCGTGAAGTCTATGATCGCGGGAATGGCGCTACCATCCTACTCTACAACACCGAACGAAAAACGGTAATCCTGACCCGACAGTTCCGTATTCCTACTTACCTGAATGGTAATACCGACGGCATGCTTATTGAAGCCTGTGCCGGCCTGCTCGAAAAAGAAAATCCGGAAGATTGCATCCGCCGGGAAACCGAAGAAGAAACAGGCTATGTGCTAAAAGATGTACGCAAGGTTTTTGAATCGTATATGTCACCAGGATCGGTAACTGAAATTCTGTATTTCTTTGTGGCCGAATATTCCAAAGACATGAAAATTTCTGATGGGGGCGGATTAAAAAAAGAACAGGAGGAAATTGAGGTTCTGGAAGTATCGTTGGATGAGGCTTTAGCCATGATTGATACGGGCGCCATCAAAGACGGAAAAACCATCATGCTCCTGCAATATGCACGACTGAAAAATATACTGTAA
- a CDS encoding DEAD/DEAH box helicase yields MAKSFLQLGVSEALVQSLNTLKITVPTEIQEKSIPVLLEKTDDFVGVARTGTGKTLAFGLPLLQQVVITDTTVQGVILVPTRELGQQIATHLEAIANAIPGISIGLVCGGTPIKPQIERLAQPTHIIIATPGRLIDLLERKAVSLKETKTLVLDEADEMMSALKDGLDTLVAELPKSRRTWLFSATMPGTIKQLIQNYMSKHVIQITASEQPTGKQEIKHQYSILEPIEKLDVLMHFLTAHDGERGIIFCKTKAAVNKLAKNLAINRFSSGALHGSLTQPIRDRIMEQFREGHINIVVATDLAARGIDVEGLSYVVHYHLPDVYETYVHRSGRTGRAGKSGLSLTILQPEEAAEIQDFEKELGIKFSVYEKPTQDSIEGNNTYLWAKQIFKTKPNHDIDPGLKEKVKTVFHHLTKDELIEKMLANYVLQHKIETGPKEAVVKKRKQ; encoded by the coding sequence ATGGCAAAATCATTCCTGCAGCTTGGCGTTTCCGAAGCATTAGTACAATCCCTGAATACACTAAAAATTACTGTCCCTACTGAAATACAGGAAAAATCCATTCCGGTATTATTGGAAAAAACGGATGATTTTGTGGGGGTTGCACGAACCGGAACCGGAAAAACCTTAGCGTTTGGATTGCCATTACTGCAACAGGTGGTTATTACTGACACCACAGTTCAGGGCGTTATATTGGTTCCTACACGGGAATTGGGGCAGCAGATTGCCACACACTTAGAAGCTATAGCCAATGCGATCCCTGGGATTTCCATTGGATTGGTTTGTGGTGGTACGCCAATCAAACCACAAATCGAGCGCCTTGCACAACCCACCCATATTATTATTGCTACGCCGGGAAGGCTAATTGACCTTTTAGAGCGTAAGGCTGTTTCGCTAAAAGAAACCAAAACACTGGTACTTGATGAAGCAGATGAAATGATGAGTGCGTTAAAAGACGGATTGGATACCCTTGTTGCAGAACTGCCAAAGAGCAGGAGAACCTGGCTTTTTTCGGCCACTATGCCGGGAACGATAAAACAGTTGATTCAAAATTACATGTCCAAACATGTGATCCAAATTACGGCTTCCGAACAGCCTACGGGCAAACAGGAAATCAAACACCAATACAGTATCTTAGAGCCTATTGAAAAACTGGATGTACTGATGCATTTCCTGACAGCACATGATGGTGAGCGTGGTATTATTTTTTGCAAAACCAAAGCAGCAGTAAATAAATTGGCTAAAAACCTGGCCATTAACCGTTTTTCTTCCGGTGCATTGCATGGTAGCCTGACACAGCCGATACGGGATCGTATTATGGAACAATTTCGCGAAGGGCATATCAATATTGTAGTTGCTACAGACCTTGCTGCAAGGGGAATTGATGTGGAAGGGCTTTCTTATGTAGTACATTATCATCTTCCGGATGTATATGAAACTTATGTACACCGAAGCGGAAGAACAGGAAGGGCCGGAAAAAGCGGTCTTTCATTAACGATACTGCAACCCGAGGAAGCGGCTGAAATACAGGATTTCGAAAAAGAACTGGGGATAAAATTCTCTGTTTATGAAAAGCCAACCCAGGACAGTATCGAAGGCAACAATACTTACCTTTGGGCGAAACAGATCTTCAAAACCAAACCGAATCATGATATTGATCCGGGATTAAAGGAAAAAGTAAAAACCGTTTTCCATCACCTGACCAAAGACGAACTAATCGAAAAAATGCTGGCAAATTATGTGTTACAGCATAAAATCGAAACGGGGCCTAAAGAAGCAGTAGTCAAAAAAAGAAAGCAATAG
- a CDS encoding alpha/beta hydrolase encodes MIPFLAFPIKNIFFGILFAALLVFVLSGCAFKSVTRSKDITYLENEKESGVTAQKLNVFAPAEKGTSLKKVLIFIHGGNWNSGRKGLYSFLGNRLARKDVVTVIIDYPLTPNADYTQMALATARSVQWVSKNISKYGGDPNAIFISGHSAGGHLAALVAIDNRYFKAIDEPNPIKGVILIDAAGLDMYGYLKAENFSPDNTYLKTFTTAESQWKQASPLYALHAGMPPLLIYQGEKTYTSISSSTERFIGALEQYDPEPNFYILKNKKHVGMITQFFNAYNPRYKEIIAFMNDNN; translated from the coding sequence ATGATACCATTCCTTGCTTTCCCCATCAAAAACATATTTTTTGGCATCCTCTTCGCTGCGTTGCTTGTGTTTGTACTCTCCGGATGTGCCTTTAAAAGTGTAACCCGTTCCAAAGATATCACCTATCTCGAAAATGAAAAAGAATCGGGTGTGACCGCACAAAAGCTGAATGTTTTTGCCCCGGCGGAAAAAGGAACCTCACTAAAAAAAGTATTGATTTTTATTCATGGCGGCAACTGGAATTCGGGTAGGAAAGGGTTATATAGTTTTTTGGGTAACCGGTTGGCCCGAAAAGACGTAGTGACTGTGATCATAGATTATCCGCTGACACCGAACGCTGATTATACACAAATGGCATTAGCAACAGCCCGATCGGTACAATGGGTCAGTAAAAACATTAGCAAATATGGTGGTGATCCCAATGCTATTTTTATCTCCGGGCATTCTGCGGGAGGACACCTGGCAGCATTGGTGGCTATTGACAATCGTTATTTTAAAGCAATCGACGAACCGAATCCCATCAAAGGCGTCATATTGATTGACGCAGCAGGTCTGGACATGTATGGTTACCTGAAAGCAGAAAATTTCAGTCCGGACAATACCTACCTCAAAACCTTTACCACAGCAGAATCACAATGGAAACAAGCTTCTCCACTTTATGCTTTACACGCAGGTATGCCACCACTCCTCATTTACCAGGGTGAAAAAACATACACCTCAATTAGCAGCAGCACAGAACGATTTATCGGTGCCCTGGAACAATATGATCCGGAACCGAACTTTTACATCCTGAAAAACAAAAAACATGTGGGCATGATCACCCAGTTTTTTAATGCTTACAATCCGCGTTATAAGGAAATCATTGCATTTATGAACGATAATAACTAA
- a CDS encoding glycoside hydrolase family 30 protein yields the protein MKNRCLIFAMLVSALVSAQKQPSASVEGKKITVYTTAENTDYRISPTATANFKKMGQPLETQICVFVDPTHSFQSIMGFGGAITDAAAETFAKMPKAQQQEILTAYFDAEKGIGYTIGRTTIHSSDFSSGSYTYIKEGDASLKSFNIDHDKKFRIPMIKQAMKTAGGKLTLYGSPWSPPAFMKDNNNMLKGGKLKPEFYQSWANYYTKFIAAYEKEGIPIWGISIQNEPMATQIWESCIYTAEEERDFLKNYLGPTMHKAGYADKKIIAWDHNRDLIYQRASTMLNDPEAAKYVWGIGYHWYENWSGGEQMFGNLAKVHEAFPETNLIFTEGCKEAFKLDKINDWKLGELYGNAMINDLNSGITAWTDWNILLDQKGGPNHVGNFCFAPIHGDTESGKVMYTNEYYYIGHFSKFIRPGAKRIASTPSRSAISSTAFLNKDGKTAVVVMNKGDEKVSYFLWIDGQAAELSIAPHAIQTLVY from the coding sequence ATGAAAAACCGCTGCCTGATTTTTGCAATGCTTGTGTCGGCATTAGTATCAGCTCAAAAACAACCCTCCGCTTCTGTGGAAGGCAAAAAAATTACCGTGTATACCACAGCCGAGAATACGGACTACAGGATCTCGCCAACAGCAACTGCTAACTTTAAAAAAATGGGACAGCCTCTTGAAACACAAATCTGTGTTTTTGTAGATCCTACCCATAGTTTCCAAAGTATTATGGGCTTTGGTGGTGCGATAACGGATGCTGCTGCTGAGACCTTTGCCAAAATGCCGAAAGCACAACAGCAGGAAATCCTTACAGCCTATTTCGATGCTGAAAAAGGAATCGGCTATACGATTGGAAGAACAACCATCCACAGTTCTGATTTTTCCAGTGGAAGTTATACCTATATTAAAGAAGGTGATGCCTCTTTAAAATCGTTTAACATCGACCATGATAAGAAATTCAGGATTCCAATGATCAAGCAGGCGATGAAGACTGCAGGTGGAAAACTTACCTTATATGGTTCTCCATGGAGCCCACCGGCATTCATGAAAGACAATAACAACATGCTAAAAGGAGGGAAATTGAAACCGGAATTTTACCAAAGCTGGGCGAACTATTATACAAAATTCATTGCTGCTTATGAAAAAGAAGGCATTCCAATCTGGGGTATTTCCATTCAGAATGAGCCTATGGCAACCCAAATTTGGGAATCTTGTATTTATACAGCAGAAGAGGAACGTGATTTCCTAAAGAACTACCTCGGGCCAACCATGCATAAAGCCGGTTATGCCGATAAGAAAATTATTGCCTGGGACCACAATCGTGACCTGATCTACCAAAGAGCCAGCACGATGTTAAACGATCCGGAAGCAGCAAAATATGTTTGGGGTATTGGTTACCACTGGTATGAAAACTGGAGTGGTGGAGAGCAGATGTTTGGTAATCTTGCCAAAGTGCACGAAGCATTCCCGGAAACCAACCTGATTTTTACCGAAGGTTGTAAAGAAGCGTTTAAACTGGACAAAATCAACGATTGGAAATTGGGTGAATTATATGGTAATGCCATGATCAATGACCTGAATAGCGGTATTACAGCATGGACTGACTGGAATATCCTCTTGGATCAAAAAGGTGGGCCTAACCATGTTGGGAACTTTTGTTTTGCCCCAATCCACGGGGATACCGAAAGTGGTAAAGTAATGTATACTAACGAATATTACTATATCGGTCATTTTTCTAAATTCATCCGTCCGGGCGCGAAGCGTATCGCAAGCACACCAAGCCGTAGTGCGATTAGCAGTACTGCTTTCCTGAATAAAGATGGTAAAACAGCTGTAGTCGTAATGAATAAAGGAGACGAAAAAGTATCGTATTTCCTTTGGATTGATGGACAGGCAGCAGAATTAAGCATAGCACCACACGCTATCCAGACATTGGTGTATTAA
- a CDS encoding alpha/beta hydrolase, which yields MKSQNIIALLLLMAVSGLQAQKKQTITYFKNDTLSLQLNLFLPEKASAKKLPLVLYVHGGGFSGGDRSAGDSPSKFLAQNGYAAATLSYTLYAKNKKYSCDGALPEKIKAFQHAVNDLWLATSFFIDNQEKYNIDTSKIFITGVSAGGETVLHAAFWDFKLMNMYSNTLPGNFRYAGLISGAGAIMDLNLITAENKIPMMLFHGNGDQTVPYGTAAHHYCPTNATGWLMLFGSYSIYNDLIAKDGTVSLYTFCGGGHEYSGYLFEKDQKPMLDFLNDVMAGKKFQNHTIIPTGKKNALSAAYHFCD from the coding sequence ATGAAATCACAGAACATCATTGCCTTGTTGCTTTTAATGGCTGTTTCCGGCCTGCAGGCACAAAAAAAGCAAACCATTACCTATTTTAAGAATGATACACTTAGCCTTCAACTCAATCTGTTCCTGCCTGAAAAAGCAAGTGCTAAAAAGTTACCATTAGTGTTGTATGTGCATGGCGGTGGATTTTCAGGAGGCGACCGAAGCGCAGGAGATAGCCCGTCTAAGTTCCTTGCACAGAATGGGTATGCCGCAGCTACCTTAAGTTATACGCTATATGCAAAAAATAAAAAATACAGTTGCGATGGTGCCCTTCCGGAAAAGATTAAAGCATTTCAACATGCCGTAAATGATCTCTGGCTTGCTACTTCTTTTTTTATTGATAATCAGGAGAAATACAATATTGATACTTCAAAAATTTTCATCACAGGAGTAAGTGCCGGAGGAGAAACGGTCCTGCACGCCGCCTTTTGGGATTTCAAACTGATGAATATGTACTCCAATACACTACCCGGAAATTTCCGTTATGCCGGGTTGATTTCCGGAGCAGGAGCTATCATGGACCTGAATCTGATTACTGCAGAAAATAAGATACCCATGATGCTTTTTCATGGAAATGGAGATCAGACTGTGCCTTATGGAACAGCAGCGCATCACTATTGCCCGACGAATGCTACCGGATGGCTGATGTTGTTTGGATCCTATTCCATATATAATGACCTGATTGCGAAAGATGGTACGGTAAGCCTCTATACTTTTTGTGGTGGAGGACATGAATACAGTGGTTATCTTTTTGAAAAAGACCAAAAGCCGATGTTGGATTTCCTGAACGATGTTATGGCTGGTAAGAAATTCCAAAATCATACGATCATCCCTACAGGGAAAAAGAATGCGCTATCTGCGGCCTATCATTTTTGTGATTAA
- the mqo gene encoding malate dehydrogenase (quinone), protein MKKCLIYFVCIILLGSCTDKNSSESETVDVVLVGGGIMSVTLGTMLKELDPNISIAAYEKLDAVGLESSAAWNNAGTGHSALCELNYTPELSDGSIDIHKAVEINESFEISKEFWSYLVTAQKIGPPKSFINPTPHMSFITGADNVAYLKKRFLALQKAPLFTGMEFSDDQQQNKQWIPLVMNGRDASQKVAATKIDIGTDVNYGALTQELTSNLVKSSKTFLKVNHEVTNFKRNTDGTWRVYVKDLATKKTKTINAKFVFIGAGGATLPLLEKTHIPEAKGYGGFPVSGEWLVCNNPEIIAQHQAKVYGKASVGSPPMSVPHLDTRIINGKKELLFGPFAGFSPKFLKNGAWTDLPESFNFYNIRPMMEAGLDNVPLTKYLVEQVVLTPEQRLEALREYFPKAKMEDWDLKVAGHRVQVIKIDESTQGGILQFGTEVVTASDGSVAALLGASPGASTSVSIMLKVIEQCYKEQLKTPEWQAKIKEMIPSYGQKLSDNIPLANAIRKHNCEKLGIIWKEIPEANMAKKP, encoded by the coding sequence ATGAAAAAGTGCCTGATCTATTTTGTATGCATCATTTTATTAGGTTCCTGTACTGATAAAAACAGTAGCGAAAGCGAGACTGTAGATGTGGTTTTGGTAGGGGGCGGCATTATGAGTGTTACACTCGGAACGATGCTCAAAGAGTTAGATCCCAATATATCGATTGCAGCCTATGAAAAACTGGATGCTGTAGGGCTGGAAAGTTCGGCAGCATGGAATAATGCAGGAACAGGGCATTCGGCATTGTGTGAACTTAATTATACTCCGGAGCTTAGTGATGGTAGCATTGATATTCATAAGGCAGTAGAAATAAATGAATCTTTTGAGATTTCTAAAGAATTCTGGTCGTACCTCGTTACAGCACAGAAAATAGGCCCACCCAAAAGTTTTATCAATCCTACGCCACACATGAGTTTTATCACAGGAGCGGACAATGTGGCCTATTTGAAAAAAAGATTCCTGGCTTTACAAAAGGCCCCTCTTTTTACCGGGATGGAATTTTCTGATGATCAGCAGCAAAATAAGCAGTGGATTCCATTGGTCATGAATGGGCGTGACGCCTCCCAAAAAGTAGCAGCTACGAAAATCGATATTGGTACTGACGTTAATTATGGGGCACTCACGCAGGAACTGACTTCAAATCTGGTAAAATCATCCAAAACATTCCTGAAAGTAAACCACGAGGTTACAAACTTCAAGCGAAATACCGATGGTACCTGGCGAGTGTATGTGAAGGACCTGGCCACTAAAAAAACGAAAACGATAAATGCAAAATTTGTATTTATTGGAGCAGGTGGGGCAACGCTACCCTTATTAGAGAAGACACACATTCCCGAAGCTAAAGGATATGGTGGTTTTCCGGTTAGTGGTGAATGGTTGGTATGTAATAATCCTGAAATCATTGCGCAACACCAGGCCAAAGTATATGGTAAGGCTTCTGTAGGATCACCACCAATGTCGGTACCTCATCTTGATACCAGAATTATTAATGGGAAGAAGGAATTACTATTTGGACCTTTTGCGGGATTTTCACCTAAATTCCTAAAAAATGGTGCCTGGACTGACCTTCCCGAGTCCTTTAATTTTTATAATATCCGTCCTATGATGGAAGCGGGACTGGATAATGTACCGTTGACGAAATATCTCGTAGAACAGGTCGTACTTACACCAGAGCAACGCCTTGAAGCCCTGAGGGAGTATTTCCCAAAGGCAAAAATGGAGGACTGGGACCTGAAGGTTGCCGGGCACCGGGTTCAGGTTATTAAAATCGACGAAAGTACGCAAGGCGGGATCTTACAATTCGGAACCGAAGTAGTTACAGCTTCCGATGGTAGCGTAGCCGCATTGTTGGGCGCTTCTCCGGGAGCTTCCACTTCCGTTTCGATTATGCTGAAAGTAATCGAGCAATGTTATAAAGAACAACTGAAAACCCCGGAATGGCAGGCTAAAATAAAAGAAATGATTCCGTCTTATGGACAAAAATTATCAGACAATATCCCACTGGCAAATGCAATCCGGAAACACAATTGTGAAAAATTGGGTATCATTTGGAAAGAAATTCCAGAGGCAAATATGGCGAAAAAGCCTTAA
- a CDS encoding serine hydrolase domain-containing protein, protein MRKIVVLFCCFLIPAVYGQASRVNRVLDSCVAHSNFNGVVLIAKKGKTDYLKYTGIANREQGTKFSKDSRFHIFSVTKTFTAVLIMQLYEAHKIDLDATIATYYPEYTGEGANKITIRNLLTYSSGRDLEEMRNFLEVYSNDIWGVDTFITKYCSGKLLTTPGTTFNYSNGDYIILGKIIEKIYGKPYEVVLQEKIVQPLGMKHTDYLHHVDIIRGLDAAYTKDDSIPNRLNRPTNFYMDNFYAAGAMYSTPEDLLIFDQAIFKHTLLKKETVDLMLTAYSALGDVAIGFWVYPKTFGKTQTIFAERQGYGYGHSANWIHLVDKDLTFIILSNTNSVDLNKMREKIISAYLGE, encoded by the coding sequence ATGAGAAAAATAGTAGTATTGTTTTGCTGCTTCCTGATCCCAGCAGTATATGGGCAAGCATCCCGGGTAAATCGCGTTTTGGATTCCTGTGTTGCCCATAGCAATTTTAATGGTGTTGTATTGATTGCTAAAAAAGGAAAAACGGATTATCTCAAGTATACCGGTATTGCAAACCGGGAGCAGGGCACAAAATTCTCTAAAGATTCCCGATTCCATATTTTCTCAGTCACCAAGACCTTTACAGCAGTACTGATAATGCAGTTGTATGAAGCCCATAAAATTGATCTTGATGCTACCATTGCTACTTATTATCCCGAATATACAGGAGAAGGAGCGAACAAAATCACGATTCGGAACCTGCTGACTTATAGCAGTGGGAGGGATCTTGAAGAGATGCGTAACTTTCTCGAGGTCTACAGCAATGATATCTGGGGAGTTGATACTTTTATCACGAAATATTGTTCCGGTAAATTACTGACGACACCCGGTACGACATTCAATTATAGCAATGGTGATTATATCATCCTGGGGAAAATCATTGAAAAGATTTATGGAAAACCGTACGAAGTAGTATTGCAGGAAAAAATAGTACAGCCATTAGGAATGAAACATACCGATTACCTCCATCATGTGGATATCATCAGGGGGCTTGATGCTGCCTATACAAAAGATGATAGTATTCCCAACCGATTGAATCGGCCGACGAACTTTTATATGGATAATTTCTATGCTGCGGGGGCGATGTATTCGACTCCGGAAGACTTACTGATTTTCGACCAGGCCATTTTTAAGCATACATTGCTAAAAAAAGAAACCGTAGATCTGATGCTAACGGCTTATAGTGCCCTTGGGGATGTCGCTATAGGATTTTGGGTCTATCCGAAAACATTTGGAAAGACCCAAACTATTTTTGCCGAAAGGCAGGGTTATGGCTATGGTCATAGTGCCAACTGGATCCATCTCGTTGATAAAGACCTTACTTTTATTATATTATCCAATACCAATTCTGTTGACCTGAATAAAATGCGGGAAAAGATTATCAGTGCTTATCTCGGAGAATAG